In Leptolyngbya sp. NIES-2104, the genomic window GAATGGATTTTCCTTGTAGGATTTCTGCTAGCCCTTGACTAACGTGTAAAGGACGATGAACTGCGATCGAAATGTGATGAATCATGATTAATTGACCAAAGATAGAGTGTAAAATTCAGAGCGAAAAAGCTTTCCGTAGTGTTTGAGATAGAATTCTGGATGTTTTGCGATCGATCTGATCCTCAATTGGTCATCGTTTTCAGCCATTAGTTTAATCGATCGAGCTAAGTTGGAAATTTGAAGCCACAAAATAATAGATTGCCTGGGCTGATGCTTCTGTTTCTTAATCTAAATTTGGCTCGTAGGGCACAACCTTTTCCTGCTCATCTGGATCGTTGCGGGCAGTGACAATATAGACGGGTTCTGTGCTGCTGAGATTGCGCGGTTGATGAGGAACACCAGGCGGCGTAAACACAAAGTCTCCTGCTTCACAGACTTGGCATTGCTCTAGTCCCTTGCCATAACGAACTTCGACCCGACCCTTGAGCAGGTAGAGAACGGTTTCATGCGCTGGATGGACATGAGGTTTAGCAATAGCTCCAGGTGGCATGACCACAAGTTCCATCGAAATTCCCGTTGTTCCTGCTGTACGAGCAGAGAGACCCACAAAATTGGGCGATCGTTGATTCGTCAATGCTTGTCGATCGGGTCGCACGACAATCAGTTCGGTTGGCTTGGGATTAGATATCTCGCAAGAATAGGGCAGCCGTTGCTGGGTTAGCATTTCTGCATCAGGGCGGACTGTGCTTAGTTCGTCTGGCTTTGGATCGATTTTGGACATCTTGAAATCTCCAGAGTTAGTTGATCGTTGCTTTCTGTACTTCGCTGATGTGAGCCGCAATAATCTGCCAAGTTCCGTGTTCGGAAACTGCCCAAACGCGAGGTCATTGTTTGAGTTTAGCAGTAGAGGGTGATGTCTTCTCCACACTGATCCGATAGGTAGACCAGTGATTTAAAGCGAATTTCAACGATTTGATCATAGAACGGATTGAGCTTACAGAGCGGTGGGATTGATGCGATCGTACGATCGAAGAATTTAATTTCTTGCTCAAATGGACACCGAGCTGGAATTATTTTGCACAACCATTTTGCAGTTTTAGGATGGTGAATTTCAATTGATTCGAGCCATTGACGAACCGGATTGATCAGAATGTTATTGAAGCGTTTCATGAGTTTGTAACCTCAATTGGGATACTTTTATTGTAGGAAGTCTCCCGACTACAACCCTCTGAAAAACGTCATGAATCTGTCACCGCAAAAGTCATAGTATGACTCTAACATTCGTCAGTTCCTTGCTATGAGGATTGTCATGCCTTAGAAAGACACACACGATCGAGCATCGGTGCGTAACACTGATTGTTGCTGAAATTTGCTGCGATAGGCTGCTCGGATATGTTCGATCCGACGGTTACTTTCACTATCAAATGGATAAAGCAACAGTAGTACCTTCGATGGTTCTTTGATGACTTGAGCGTTTGGATCTTTAAATTGTCCGGCTGCTGTGATCACCGTTAGTCCATTT contains:
- a CDS encoding cupin domain-containing protein, with translation MSKIDPKPDELSTVRPDAEMLTQQRLPYSCEISNPKPTELIVVRPDRQALTNQRSPNFVGLSARTAGTTGISMELVVMPPGAIAKPHVHPAHETVLYLLKGRVEVRYGKGLEQCQVCEAGDFVFTPPGVPHQPRNLSSTEPVYIVTARNDPDEQEKVVPYEPNLD
- a CDS encoding Mo-dependent nitrogenase C-terminal domain-containing protein, with the protein product MKRFNNILINPVRQWLESIEIHHPKTAKWLCKIIPARCPFEQEIKFFDRTIASIPPLCKLNPFYDQIVEIRFKSLVYLSDQCGEDITLYC